In the genome of Zobellia nedashkovskayae, the window TCAATAGCTGATAGTTTATCGAATTCAACCTCTGGGTAATGTTTGTTCAGCGCTTCTTGAAAACCAGCTTGGCTCACACTAACGTTCAATATTCCCAATTCTTGTTTGACCTCTAAATAGTAGGTAGCCGACAATGGATTGTGGGCGTACGCCATTTTTATGGTCAGTAAAGTAAGTAAGCAAAAAATAAAAATCTTTTTCATAACGCTTATTATTGGTAACTAAAGTTATTGCTTGCCGCTACGCCTTTAAGGCATTTTGGAACGTTTGGAGCATCTGTATTACTAGCAACATAGTGATAGGTACCATCTGGGTAATCTGTTGTGGCTGCGGTTCTTCCGCCACAATCATCTAAATCGTCTGGTTCCACCCCATAGGCATAGATTGGGAAACCGTCTTTTGCAAAACCTATTAATTTGGTGTCAACCACTTGTTCGACCAACGTACATGAAACGTCTGCTATGTCATTAGCCTCCAAGACCTGGTTCATTGTTTCTGCTACAAAATGCCAATGGTAATATCCCGCAGGATCATGATGTCCGCCACAAGGGTCAAGAGAAGGAATGTTACCTGCTTTTTCTCTACCTGGGTTAGCTACAGAAGGAGGGGCACCGTTAATAGGAGCACCATCTATTGAAACACCGACCAACTCAATTGTATCAATATCATTATTTGAAGAGGCCAATTTTGGTGTTGTTGGAATCAAAAATGTTAATTGCAGGTTGTTATCTGGTGCAGCTTCCAAACAATAGGATAAATCACCATCAACAGGCCCTGAAGCAAAATCATCAATATTAATGTTGCCCTCGTCATCCACAATGTCATAACCATCTGCTTCCATAGCATTGAACAATTCTGCTTTCATTACTTGAAAACCGGGATTTGTATCTCCGTCATAAACTCCTAGGCCACCAATATCATTGATAGTTTCCGGGCAAAAAGGGCCACTCTCTACGGGGTTGCTTGAAAAAGTTAATTGAAAGCATTCTGCACTTGTACCATCTTCTAGGGTAGCGGTAACTGTCTCAAAAGATACTAGAGAGGTGCTGTTGAATGCCGCTTCTGTAATTAAATAATCACCACTGTCCGTAGATGTTTCTGTGTCGGTTTCCGTGTCTGTATCACTATCTGTAGTGTCATCAGAACTACATGAACCAAAATTGAGTGAAATAACTGTCAAGAATCCAAAGATGTAATTGAATTTAATCATGATTATTTATTTTAATTGGATTAATTAGTACGGATTCAATACCGCAAAGGCATTTTAAAGTTATATGTTTATTACAATTAGCATAGGGTTAAATAACACTGCAGAGGAATACTAGGTCAAGTGCTATTTTTCCGTACTACTCAGCACTTCTTGGAGGTTTACCGTGTGATGGACCACGTTCTGGTTTTGGAGCATTTTTTAATTCCTCTTCTCCGATATAACCATCGTTATTGGTGTCTATTTTTGAAAAATCGTTTTTTAATGGGCCGTTCACTTCGCTTTCAGACAATCTGCCATCCTTGTCGCTATCCATTTCTGCGAACATTTCTTTTAAAGAAGGTCTTTGATGTTTTTCGTCCCTTCCTTCGCTTGGCCGTTTTTCATTTTGTTTTTGATTAATTTGGTTATGCTCAATTTGATCTTTCTTCTGTTTTGAACCACAAGCTGTACATACTGCCAACCCAAGGGTTATAATTCCGATTTTCAGGATGCTTCTATATTTCATAAACTTATTTTACATCAACTTAAACTGATAGATTTTGAAAATTATAAGCTAGATTTTAGCTTAATAATCAAAACCAAAGTGAGCCGTTTATTATTTAATTGCTGGCAAAAGGGTATTTTTTCTTCGATTTAAATTTCTTCGCCATACCAAAAGCTCCGAGTATCAATACAAAACCAAGTACATACCAATTGACAGAGATACCAGCTAAACCAATGGATTTTTCCTGAAGTACAAATTCATTGTTTTCAAAATGTACCTGAGCTGCGTATTGGTTTTTTTTATCCAACGAAAACAAGTTTCTTTTGGAGCCATTTTTCAATACCATAAAGCTACTGGCACTTCTGTTTATATCTTGGAACAGCGTATTTTGCAACTTCACGGTTTCAAAGTTTGCCGGGGGAACAAACTTATAGACCACAATGGTTTCATGTCCTAATTTAATTATAGGTTCAGCAAGGTTTATCTCTTTAGCATCAATATTCAGATGTAGGTTTCTTGATAAAAGTGTACCCATTAAATCTTGAAATTCTTCTGGTGTTTTATAACCTTCAGCTGTGTATTCCGCATGAACCACTTGTTCAAAAGCCGTAAGGGAAGCTCTTATTTGAAGCGTCCAAACGCCATTCTTACCCTCCACTAAAATGGTACTTGATTGTGAAGGGGAGTGGGCAAAGGCCACCATGGGGAGCAGTAGCCATAAGAAGGCTACAAGCAACCCATTTTTTTTGCTGGATTTATTCAATGACATAAGCACCTTTTAAACAGTTAATAAAGTTATTGTTTCCTGCAGCATCAATATGATAATGGTAACCTCTAGTGTCATCTGAGTGACCTCTACAATCATCTAAATCTGTAGACTCGTTACCGTCTGCATCTAACATTTCATAAATTCCATTACCATCCATTGCATACCCTATTAATGGTGCATGGTCATCATCCTGGTCTATGGTAGTGCTATAACCTGTAGCAGCATGATAATGGTATCCTTGGTGTACGTTAATATGACCACCTGCATCATCAAAAGGAGCAAGGGTATAGGCACTTAAAATATTATTTACTGGAGCTGGCGCTGAATATTCTATTCCGTTAAGTGCAACACCACGCGTAGATGGGATTGTACTTGCAGTCATTGGACCGCCACCACCTGTAGAGAAATAGGCATTTTCGGATTGTAAAACAGGGGTAATAGGTATTAACCAAGTTTGCGTAAGATCAGTGATGTAAGAAGGAATACATTCTACACAGAAGTTTTCATATTCCGTACCAACATCTGGGTTAGCGGCATTTATACAATCATCCTCTGTTTCTGTAACATAAATGTCACCATTATCATCATACATCTGCCATTTCTCATCATTATAAAAATTGGCCATGTTCTGAATAAAGGCGCCATCTACATCGTAAACTTCTCCGCTATCCAACCATATACCTCCAGCCTCTGCATTGTCCGTAATATTATCAGGACACCAAGGACCCATTTCATGATCAGTAGGTGTGCTACTGGTTACTATCTGGTAACAATCTGTTTCTGTACCGTCAGATAGGGTGCAGGGTACGGTTGTTATGGTTAAATTATC includes:
- a CDS encoding YHYH protein, which gives rise to MIKFNYIFGFLTVISLNFGSCSSDDTTDSDTDTETDTETSTDSGDYLITEAAFNSTSLVSFETVTATLEDGTSAECFQLTFSSNPVESGPFCPETINDIGGLGVYDGDTNPGFQVMKAELFNAMEADGYDIVDDEGNINIDDFASGPVDGDLSYCLEAAPDNNLQLTFLIPTTPKLASSNNDIDTIELVGVSIDGAPINGAPPSVANPGREKAGNIPSLDPCGGHHDPAGYYHWHFVAETMNQVLEANDIADVSCTLVEQVVDTKLIGFAKDGFPIYAYGVEPDDLDDCGGRTAATTDYPDGTYHYVASNTDAPNVPKCLKGVAASNNFSYQ
- a CDS encoding YHYH protein: MKNTLYITLGCFAFLFSLNSCSSDSDDESIDDSVDEEVSTELVVNVDPDYFTTDNLTITTVPCTLSDGTETDCYQIVTSSTPTDHEMGPWCPDNITDNAEAGGIWLDSGEVYDVDGAFIQNMANFYNDEKWQMYDDNGDIYVTETEDDCINAANPDVGTEYENFCVECIPSYITDLTQTWLIPITPVLQSENAYFSTGGGGPMTASTIPSTRGVALNGIEYSAPAPVNNILSAYTLAPFDDAGGHINVHQGYHYHAATGYSTTIDQDDDHAPLIGYAMDGNGIYEMLDADGNESTDLDDCRGHSDDTRGYHYHIDAAGNNNFINCLKGAYVIE
- a CDS encoding EF-hand domain-containing protein, with protein sequence MKYRSILKIGIITLGLAVCTACGSKQKKDQIEHNQINQKQNEKRPSEGRDEKHQRPSLKEMFAEMDSDKDGRLSESEVNGPLKNDFSKIDTNNDGYIGEEELKNAPKPERGPSHGKPPRSAE